AGGCTGGGACGACAATTATTCCAGATCCAAATTCAACAAGACCCCTGCCGGCAACGGAGCCTGGCTGGCCAGAAACAGCTGGGGGACCGGCTTCGGCAACAGCGGTTATATGTGGATATCCTACTATGACAAGTCTGCCTGCGACTATTGCCAGTTCAGCCTGACCACAGATCTCGCCAGGTATTCCCGGGTCTACGAGCTGGAGGCCAAGGGGCTGGTTACCTCCGGCAGCTACACCCAGGCCAGAAGCGCCTTTACCATGAAGCAGGACGGCAGCACCGTGGACGCGGGCACCTACTGTATGGCAGGCGGCGAGACCCTCAGGTGCACCGTCTATGTCAACGGGACAAAGGCGGCTTCCGGAGAAAAATACTGCAAGTATCCCGGCTATTACCTCATACCCGTCAAGGCCTCCTTTGCCAAGGGGGACAAGGTGATCTGCCGGATCCAGTACGCGGACAACAAACAGAGCGGCATATACTATACTCCTCTGACCGACGATCTTTCCATGTCGTCCAATGGGGACTGCCAGCTCAGCAACGACGGCTCTGACTGGACCGACACCCGGGAAGCCTTTGGCACTCCCTACGCCAACTGCATCAAGCTCTATACCAGGGACGCGTCTTCCTCCGTAGCCGTCACCGGCGTCAGCCTGGACAAGACCTCTCTCAGCCTGAAAAAGGGAGACACCTATACCCTGGCGGCCACGGTGAAGCCCTCCGACGCCACCAACAAGACAGTCACTTGGTCTTCCGGCGATACGGCGGTGGCCAAGGTGTCCTCCGAGGGCAAGGTGACGGCCGTCGGTTCCGGGACCTGCAATATTACCGTCAAGACCAAGGACGGCGGCTTTACGGCCAAGTGCAAGGTCACCGTCGCCGAGGCCTCCGTGCCCGTCACGGGGGTGACCCTCTCCGACACGGAGATCAAGCTGAAAAAGGGCGAGTCAAAGACCCTGACCGCCACGGTGAAGCCCTCCAACGCCACCAACAAGAACGTGACCTGGACTTCGGACGACACCTCCATAGCCACGGTGTCCTCCACCGGCGTGGTGAAGGCCGTGAGCGGCGGCACCGTGAAGATCCGGGTGAAGACCAGGGACGGCGGCTTCTCCGCCAAATGCAAGGTAAAGGTGACCGTGCCGGTCACCGGCGTCACTCTGAACAAAAAGGAGATGACCCTCACAAAGGGCGCCTCCGAAACTCTGACGGCGACTATAGCGCCCTCTGACGCCACCAACAAGGAGCTGAGCTGGAAGTCCTATGACGAGAGCATCGTCACCATAGCTTCCGACGGCACGGTGACCGCCGTGGGCGCCGGCAAGACCAAGGTGCGGGCAAAGACCCGGGACGGCGGCTTTACCGCCTACTGCTGGATCAAGGTGACCGTGCCCGTAACGGGCGTCACCCTGAACAAGTCCTCCCTGACCATCGCCAAGGGGGCCTCCGCGCCTCTCACAGCCACGGTGCTGCCCTCCGACGCCACCAAGAAGGACGTGAAGTGGAAGTCCTATGACACGAGTATAGCCACCGTGGACCAGAACGGCAAGGTGAAGGGCGTGGCCAAGGGTACCACCACCGTGAGGGTCCAGACCAGGGACGGCGATTTTCGCGCCAAGTGCAAGGTGACGGTCAACTAAACGAATATACGGGCTGCGGTCATGCGTGACCGCAGCCTCTGTGACAAGCGAGGCTATGATGAAAACATATACCAAAATCATTCTGACGGTCTGCGCCGTTTTTGCTTTGTGC
This genomic stretch from Abditibacteriota bacterium harbors:
- a CDS encoding Ig-like domain-containing protein; this encodes MKKTILVLWLLFIACAVMAAESVAPLNPEYLEWVQSGKKAAGIARGGRIPVPVGSFFIPSEEPVFKLGELPAYYDLRSEGKVSPIRDQGPFGICWVFGAIASMEGSWLMDNPYGSVDYSTFNVVRNTAPYWGVDLESGGHYLISSSYFARLLGPVYEKDEPFDPGASGVPAAPAKKPAVRAYITEAEYIPDHLMHDTSILDGDKPSQAYMDDIKRSIMSKGVIDFSYYHSNSYLNSANGSYYCDNSYYANHEISIVGWDDNYSRSKFNKTPAGNGAWLARNSWGTGFGNSGYMWISYYDKSACDYCQFSLTTDLARYSRVYELEAKGLVTSGSYTQARSAFTMKQDGSTVDAGTYCMAGGETLRCTVYVNGTKAASGEKYCKYPGYYLIPVKASFAKGDKVICRIQYADNKQSGIYYTPLTDDLSMSSNGDCQLSNDGSDWTDTREAFGTPYANCIKLYTRDASSSVAVTGVSLDKTSLSLKKGDTYTLAATVKPSDATNKTVTWSSGDTAVAKVSSEGKVTAVGSGTCNITVKTKDGGFTAKCKVTVAEASVPVTGVTLSDTEIKLKKGESKTLTATVKPSNATNKNVTWTSDDTSIATVSSTGVVKAVSGGTVKIRVKTRDGGFSAKCKVKVTVPVTGVTLNKKEMTLTKGASETLTATIAPSDATNKELSWKSYDESIVTIASDGTVTAVGAGKTKVRAKTRDGGFTAYCWIKVTVPVTGVTLNKSSLTIAKGASAPLTATVLPSDATKKDVKWKSYDTSIATVDQNGKVKGVAKGTTTVRVQTRDGDFRAKCKVTVN